The Gemmatimonadaceae bacterium region AAGATGAAGTTGCCCGGCGTGATCTCGTTCCTGAACGCCTTACCGATCTGCGCGATTCCGAACGGGATCCGCTGGCGCGTGGACTGCTGGACATTCAGAAAGTTCACGTATGTTCCCTGTGCCGTCTCCGGGCGAAGGTAGACGACGGCGGCGCTGTCTTCGACCGGACCCATGAACGTCTTGAACATGAGATTGAACTGGCGCGCCTCACCGAGGGTGCCCTTCATGCCGCATGCAGGGCATTGGGCATCAGGAGTGCCGGGCGTGCCCTTGATGCGCGGATCGTCGGCCCGGAAACGCTTCTTGCAGTTGCGGCAATCCACCAGCGGGTCCACGAATCCACCGACGTGGCCGCTCGCTTCCCAGACACGCGGATGCATCAGGATCGCCGAGTCCAGCCCCTCGATGTTTTCACGGGTCCGGACCATTTCGTTCCACCAGCGCTCCTGCAGATTCCGCTTGAGCTCCACACCCAGCGGCCCGTAATCCCAGACTGACCCGGTGCCGCCGTAGATCTCGGATGACTGGAAGATGAATCCGCGCCGCTTGCACAGCGACACTAGTTTTTCCATCACGTCGGGCTTATTCGGCATAGGGTGCTAAATATAGTAGGGGCCGGCTGGTTCCCCCGGCGTCACGCCCCGATGATCTGGTCCCGTCTCGTGCCTACGCTAACGTAGGCGATGGGCGTTTCGACAAGCGATTCAATGCGGTCCAGATACTTTCGCGCCGCGCCCGGGAGCTGGTCGAGCGACCGGGCATCCGCGGTGGACCGCTGCCATCCATCCATCCACTCGTACTGTGGCTCGGCGCCTTCCAGCGCGGCGAGGTCGCCCGGGAATTCGGTGTAGATGTCGCTTCCGACCTTGTATCCGGTGCAGAGGGCGACCTTCTCGAAGGTGTCGAGGACATCCAGCTTGGTCACGGCGAGGCCCGTGAGTCCGTTCACGCGCGCCGCGTATCTGACGACCACTCCGTCGAACCACCCGCAGCGCCGGGGGCGGCCCGTCGTGGCGCCGAACTCGTTGCCCAGCGCGCGCATGCGCGATCCCTCGGGCTCGCCGAGCTCGGTCGGAAGAGGCCCGTTGCCGACGCGGGTCGTGTACGCCTTCACGATTCCGAGCGCCGCGTGGATCGCCATAGGCGCAATACCGACACCGATCGCTGCGCCGCCGGATGTCGTGCTGCTCGACGTCACGTACGGATATGTTCCGTGGTCCACGTCCAGCAGCGAGCCCTGTGCGCCCTCGAGCAGCACGCTCGCGCCGGTAGCGATAGCACGGTGGATCACGAGACCGACGTCCTCGGTAATCGGCAGTATGCGCGGAGCCAGACGCTCGAGCAGAGAGACCGTGGTATCCACGTCGGCGCGCTCGGGCACTCCGAACGAAGCGAGCAGAGCGTTCGCGTGCGAGACGCCGCGCTCGACGAGTGCCCGCAGACGCTCGGGGTGACGCAGATCGAGAACGCGCACTCCCCGCCTTGCGACCTTGTCTTCATACGCCGGCCCGATCCCCCGTCCGGTCGTGCCGATCTCGCGGCTGGCGGAGCTGAGCGAATCCACGAGCTTGTGGAACGGAAGCACGAGATGCGCGCGGTCACTGACGTAGAGACGTCCCTGAACGTCCACACCGTCGGCGATGAGCTCGTCGATCTCCGTGAAAAGCGTGTCGGGGTCGAGGACGACGCCGTTCCCGATCGCACAGCGTACGCCGGGATGGAGAATGCCGCTCGGGATCTGGTGGAGAACGAAGGACTTGTCGCCGATGTGAACGGTATGCCCCGCGTTGGCGCCGCCCTGGTAGCGGACTACCCAATCGGCGCGCTCGGCGAGGACGTCAACCAGCTTCCCCTTCCCCTCGTCACCCCATTGCGCACCGACGATGACGACCGTGCGCGTCTTAGAATCGAACATGCCGCTCCATTCTCGCGCGGTTGGTTCCGCTGGCGGGTCACGCGCGGTGCGCGGACGCAATTAATTGAAATGGAAAACGCCCCGGCGGGCGTCGTCGGGGCGTTGAGTGAATCTATCCGGGGCCGAGGCCGTGTCAATCAGTCCGGCTGGCGCGCTACGCCATCGCGGCCAGGAAGATCCAGGCAGCGATAGCGCATCCGACTGCCATTTTCATCGCGGTAGCCACCACGCGGCCGACCAGTGCGCCCTTTGCCGCACGCGCGGAGACCGCGCCAGTGGAGCCCACGCTCAGCTCCCCGAGGAGCGCGCCGGCGAAGCTGCCAACGAATGCGCCGATGAGCGGGCCGACGATGGGAACCGGGACTCCAATGAACGCGCCGGCCATTCCGCCGATCATCGCGCCCCAGCCGGCGCGGCGCGAGCCACCGTACTTCCGCGCGTACTTGCCCGACAGGGTGAACTCGATGTACTCGGCGATGAGAGCCAGCACGCCGACTCCCACCAGCGTGAACCAGCCGATCGGGTCGGTGCCGACGACGAGGTTGTACACAACCGCGCTGGCGATCATCACCCACAGGCCGGGCAGGCCGAGCGCGATGAGCACGAGCGAGAGAAGCAGTACCAGCGTCAGTAGTACAAATGCCATCACGAAAGCTCCTCGACGATTGCCGCAAGCAGGCGAGCGGCATGTGCGATTCCCGTGCCTTCGATGAGCTCGGCGCGGTCCCTCGATGTATGTACGCGGGCGAGAGTGCCGAGGTTTCCGCGGCTCAACGTGAACGATTCCCAGCCGGCATCAGTGAATGCGATGTTGTCGGCGAGGATCCCGGGGATCATGCCGCGCAGCCGCACTGCGTCCCGCCGTCGCGACTGCGCCGGCAGAGTGTCAATGCCGAGACGCGTTGCGGCTCTGTCTATCGCCGAGTCGAGGCGCCCCGACTTTCGTCCGCTCGCCATGCAGATGAACCGCCCGTCATCGTCTATCGTGTCGCAGTTGATCGCGGTGCCTGCTTCCGCTTCATCGCGGGCGAACGCCCTGGCGCCGGCGAGGCCCAGCTCTTCGCCGCTGGTGAGCAGCACACCGACGTCTTCACGATGGCCGGGCATCTCCGCGGCGAGAAGAACCGACGCCACGCCGCTCGCATTGTCGGCGGCGCCCGGTGACCGGTTTCCGATGAAGCACAGAATGATCGGCAGAAGGCTGACGCTCGCGAGCACCGACATCACGTGAACCACGTGCAGCATCCGGTCGCGAAGATCCGCCGACTGCGTGGCGAGCATCGCGACCATCGCCGCCAGCATGCCAGCGAAGCAGAGCGCGAACGCCACCACCGCCGCGATCCGGAGGAGCATCGGAATCGTCTGCGATTTGGAATCGAGATGCGCCACCAGCCACAGCCGCGGTCGCGCGGACGACTCGCGCCGCCGAACCGCGACGAGATTGGCCGACCGCGAGCGAGCCCAGCGCATCCCGAGCGTGCCCGTCCGCGCGATCCGCGCTCCGATACTGCTTACGATCGTGAATCCGGCGAGCCCGAACAGCAGCGCAGCAGCGGGCGCATGGTGCCTGACCGTGAGGTGGCCGGCACCGAGGCTGAGTATCGCCATCGCCACGGCGCCGATGCATGGGCCCCACTTCGCCGGGGCCTCCGAGAACTCGAACGGTTGCTCCGACACCACAAAACCCGCAGCTGAAAGCCTCTCCGCGCAGAATGCACGCGTGCCGGTCTCGGCCTCGCTCCCCGCGAATCGCGGCACCGCCGCGAGCCGGGAGACTACGTCTCGCGCGCTCTCCGCGAGCTCGGAGTTTGTCGTCTTACGCGAGCCCCATCAGCTCTTTTGTCTCGCGGATCGTCTCGCGCGCAACAGCCCTCGCGTGCTCGGCGCCCGCCGCGAGGATCTCATCCAGCTTCGACGGATTCGCCTTTATCTCCGCGGCCTTCTCCCTGATCGGCCTCAGCTCGCGCTCCATTGACTCTAACAGGACCTCCTTGCAGTCAATGCATCCCCAGCCCGCTGTACGGCACTGCACGGCGACGTGCTCGACCATCTCGCTCGTGCTGAATGCTTTGTGCAGGTGATAGATGTTGCACACTTCCGGGGTTCCCGGATCGGTGCGCCGCACGCGCTTGGGATCGGTGACCGCCGGGCGCAACTTCTTCCAGATGTCCTCCGGCTCGTCGAGCAGTCCGACCGTATTTCCGAGCGACTTGGACATCTTCGCCTGGCCGTCGAGCCCCATGATTCTCTGCGTCGGCGTGAGGAGCGGCTTTGGCTCGGGGAAGAATCCCGCCTCGCCCTCGGCGGTGTAGCCAGGCGAGAAGCGAGCATTCCACCGGCGCGCGATCTCCCGTGACAGCTCGAGGTGCTGGATCTGATCCTCACCCACCGGCACGAGATCCGCCTTGTACAACAGGATGTCCGCCGCCTGAAGGATCGGATAATTGAGCAGGCCTGCGGCGATGCTCTCCTGCCGGCCCGCCTTCTCCTTGAATTGCGTCTGCCGCTCGAGCTCGCCGAGAGGCGTGATCGTGTTGAATATCCACGCCAGCTCGGTATGTTCCGGAACCGCCGATTGCACGAAGAGCGTGCATGCCGACGGGTCAATGCCCGCGGCGATGAGTGAGATCGCCATGTCACGCGTCCGGCGCCGAAGATCCTCGGGCTCGTACGGCACGGTGATGGCGTGATAGTCCACGATACAGAAGAAGGACTCGTACTCGCGCTGCAGCGCGACCCAGTTCTTGACGGCGCCGAGGTAGTTGCCAATGTGCAGCTCGCCAGAAGGCTGAATGCCGCTGAAGATCCGGGACTGAGACATCGGGCGAAGTTAACGAGGGTGAGGAACACGTTGCAAGCAAACGAATATCCAGGGCTGAGAGATAGCGAGTCGCCACGTGAGATCCTCGACGTCGCGGTGGAGGCGGCGCGCGCGGCGGCGGAGGTGATCGGCGATGCCGCACCGGGCCTCGATTCGCTCGTCTGGGTAGAGAAAGGCGCGGCCGATTTCGTCACCGAAGTGGATCGCGGCGCCGAGGCGCGGTTGACGGAGGTGATCCGGTCGCGATTCCCCGACGCCGCAATCGTCGGCGAGGAGCTCACGCCGGACGGTGCGACGCTCGGCGACGGCCTCACGTTCATCGCCGACCCGCTCGATGGAACGACCAACTTCCTTCACGGTTTCCCCCATTACGCAGTATCCATTGGCGTCATGCGCGATGCAGATCTCATCGCGGCGGTGGTGATGAATGCGGCCCGCGGAGATCTGTTCACCGCATGTGTCGGCCAGGGCACGTATCTGAATGGCGAGCGCGTCAGCGTCTCTTCGCTCAGCACTCCGTCCCGCGGGCTCATCGGCACCGGCTTTCCTTTCAAGGCCCCAGAGCTGCTGGAGAGCTACGCACGCCAGTTCGTCGAAGTGAGCCGCCACACCGCCGGAATCCGCCGCGCCGGCTCGGCGGCACTCGACCTCGCTGACGTAGCGAGCGGACGATTCGACGGTTTCTGGGAGCTCGTGCTCGCCCCGTGGGACATCGCGGCGGGCATTCTCCTGATCCGCGAAGCCGGTGGAATCGTCACCGACATCGCCGGCTCTCGCAAGCTTCCTTCACACGGCCCGGTTGTGGCGGGCAATCCTGACATTCACCGATGGCTCCTGCGCACGCTGCACGGCGCCGGTGCCAGCTGACATCATCGCAAAATGAAACTCATCGAGTGCGTACCCAACTTTTCCGAAGGCCGGCGACCTGAAGTTGTGGGAGCGATCCGCGACGCAATCGCCGCGGTCGAAGGCGTCACCATCCTCGACGCGTCGTCCGACGAATCGCACAACCGATCGGTCATCACCTTCGTGGTGCCGATTGAACGCGCGGTTCAGGCCGCGTTCGCGGGCATCCGCGAAGCGGCGGCTCGCATAGATCTGCGCGAGCACACGGGAGAGCATCCACGCATCGGCGCGGCCGATGTCGTGCCGTTCGTGCCGCTCGAGGACTCGACGATGGACGATTGCGTGGCGCTTGCCCGCGAGCTGGGCGAACGGGTCGGCCGGGAGCTGTCGATTCCGGTCTATCTCTACGAACGCGCGGCGACGCGGCCTACCCGCGTGAATCTTGCCGACGTGCGTCGCGGCCAGTTCGAGGGGCTTCGCGGCGAGATCGGGACAAATCCCGAGCGCGATCCGGACTTCGGCCCGCGTGAGATCCATCAGTCGGCCGGCGCAACGGCGATCGGCGCGCGTCCTTTCCTCGTCGCCTACAATGTCTATCTTGGTCCGGCGTCGAATCTTCCGCTCGCCAAGTCCATCGCCAAGGCGGTGCGCGAGTCCTCCGGCGGCTTCAAGGCAGTGAAGGGACTGGGCCTCGAGGTTGACGGACAGGCGCAGGTCTCCATGAACCTGGTGGATACCGAACAGACCGCGCTGCACACCGTCTTCGATTTCATCGGCGACAAGGCGCGCGCGGAAGGCGTGGAAGTGACGTGGAGCGAGATCATCGGGCTCGTTCCGGAGCGGGTATTGTTCGATGCGTCAAAGAACCATCTCAAGCTCGCGCGTTTTAGCGCCGATCAGGTTCTCGAGCGTCAGGTCGCCCGCGCGAGGCGTGCGTCAACTTCCGCGGATGATTTCCTCGAGGCGGTCGCATCGTCCGATCCCGTTCCCGGTGGCGGCAGCGTGGCCGCGTACGCGGGCGCTCTCTCCGCAGCGCTCACGCGAATGGTCGCGGGGCTCACGATCGGGAAGAAGAAGTACGTCGCGGTCGAGCCGGAGATGACTGTCGTGGCCGCGAATGCCGACTCCCTGTCCACTGCGCTCGCCGGTCTGGTTCAGCGCGACGCCGATGCGTACGCCGTGGTTTCGGCGGCGTACAGGTTGTCGAAGGAGTCGGCCGGCGAAGCAGAAGCGCGAACAGCGGCCATCACGGCGGCGCTGCTCGGCGCAGCCGAGGTTCCGCTCGAGACCGCCCGCCTTTGCGCACAGGCCGCAGGTCTCGCTGCAACCGTTGCGGCAAAGGGAAATACCAATGCCGTCACCGACGCCGGCGTCGCCGCATTGCTCGCGGAAGCCGCGTGCAAGGGCGCCGCGTACAACGTGAGAATCAATGTCGCGTCGCTGTCGGACAAGTCGGCCGGTGCGCATCTGGACCGGGAAGCGCGAGCTCTCGTCGCCGATGCGTCGGCTGCAGCGGCGGAAGCTTGCGGGGCAGTCGAGACCGCCTTGTCAAGTTAGGCGCGCGCGAATCAGGCGGGCGTTTACTCCGCGGTCAGTATTCTCGGACCGTTCTCCGTAATCGCGACAGTGTGCTCGAAATGCGCCGACCGCGTGCCGTCCACAGTCACTACGGTCCACCTGTCCGGCATTGTGCGGATTCCCGGCTTGCCGACGTTCACCATCGGCTCGATCGCGATCGTCAGACCCGGAACGAGCCGGATGCCGCGCTTCGGCTTGCCGTAGTTCGGCACCTGCGGCTCCTCGTGGAATCCGGTGCCGATGCCGTGCCCGACGAGATCGCGTACCACGCTGAATCCCGCCGCTTCCACGACGGACTGGATCGCCGCTCCAATATCGCCGAGGTGATTCCCTGCCCTGGCCGCCGCGACGCCCGCATCGAGCGATTCCCGCGTCACCCGCAGCAGCCGCTTCGATTCCTCGCTCACGTTGCCGACC contains the following coding sequences:
- a CDS encoding adenylosuccinate synthase is translated as MFDSKTRTVVIVGAQWGDEGKGKLVDVLAERADWVVRYQGGANAGHTVHIGDKSFVLHQIPSGILHPGVRCAIGNGVVLDPDTLFTEIDELIADGVDVQGRLYVSDRAHLVLPFHKLVDSLSSASREIGTTGRGIGPAYEDKVARRGVRVLDLRHPERLRALVERGVSHANALLASFGVPERADVDTTVSLLERLAPRILPITEDVGLVIHRAIATGASVLLEGAQGSLLDVDHGTYPYVTSSSTTSGGAAIGVGIAPMAIHAALGIVKAYTTRVGNGPLPTELGEPEGSRMRALGNEFGATTGRPRRCGWFDGVVVRYAARVNGLTGLAVTKLDVLDTFEKVALCTGYKVGSDIYTEFPGDLAALEGAEPQYEWMDGWQRSTADARSLDQLPGAARKYLDRIESLVETPIAYVSVGTRRDQIIGA
- a CDS encoding DUF456 domain-containing protein, whose protein sequence is MAFVLLTLVLLLSLVLIALGLPGLWVMIASAVVYNLVVGTDPIGWFTLVGVGVLALIAEYIEFTLSGKYARKYGGSRRAGWGAMIGGMAGAFIGVPVPIVGPLIGAFVGSFAGALLGELSVGSTGAVSARAAKGALVGRVVATAMKMAVGCAIAAWIFLAAMA
- a CDS encoding M28 family peptidase, with the translated sequence MSEQPFEFSEAPAKWGPCIGAVAMAILSLGAGHLTVRHHAPAAALLFGLAGFTIVSSIGARIARTGTLGMRWARSRSANLVAVRRRESSARPRLWLVAHLDSKSQTIPMLLRIAAVVAFALCFAGMLAAMVAMLATQSADLRDRMLHVVHVMSVLASVSLLPIILCFIGNRSPGAADNASGVASVLLAAEMPGHREDVGVLLTSGEELGLAGARAFARDEAEAGTAINCDTIDDDGRFICMASGRKSGRLDSAIDRAATRLGIDTLPAQSRRRDAVRLRGMIPGILADNIAFTDAGWESFTLSRGNLGTLARVHTSRDRAELIEGTGIAHAARLLAAIVEELS
- the trpS gene encoding tryptophan--tRNA ligase, with amino-acid sequence MSQSRIFSGIQPSGELHIGNYLGAVKNWVALQREYESFFCIVDYHAITVPYEPEDLRRRTRDMAISLIAAGIDPSACTLFVQSAVPEHTELAWIFNTITPLGELERQTQFKEKAGRQESIAAGLLNYPILQAADILLYKADLVPVGEDQIQHLELSREIARRWNARFSPGYTAEGEAGFFPEPKPLLTPTQRIMGLDGQAKMSKSLGNTVGLLDEPEDIWKKLRPAVTDPKRVRRTDPGTPEVCNIYHLHKAFSTSEMVEHVAVQCRTAGWGCIDCKEVLLESMERELRPIREKAAEIKANPSKLDEILAAGAEHARAVARETIRETKELMGLA
- a CDS encoding inositol monophosphatase family protein, coding for MQANEYPGLRDSESPREILDVAVEAARAAAEVIGDAAPGLDSLVWVEKGAADFVTEVDRGAEARLTEVIRSRFPDAAIVGEELTPDGATLGDGLTFIADPLDGTTNFLHGFPHYAVSIGVMRDADLIAAVVMNAARGDLFTACVGQGTYLNGERVSVSSLSTPSRGLIGTGFPFKAPELLESYARQFVEVSRHTAGIRRAGSAALDLADVASGRFDGFWELVLAPWDIAAGILLIREAGGIVTDIAGSRKLPSHGPVVAGNPDIHRWLLRTLHGAGAS
- the ftcD gene encoding glutamate formimidoyltransferase, which produces MKLIECVPNFSEGRRPEVVGAIRDAIAAVEGVTILDASSDESHNRSVITFVVPIERAVQAAFAGIREAAARIDLREHTGEHPRIGAADVVPFVPLEDSTMDDCVALARELGERVGRELSIPVYLYERAATRPTRVNLADVRRGQFEGLRGEIGTNPERDPDFGPREIHQSAGATAIGARPFLVAYNVYLGPASNLPLAKSIAKAVRESSGGFKAVKGLGLEVDGQAQVSMNLVDTEQTALHTVFDFIGDKARAEGVEVTWSEIIGLVPERVLFDASKNHLKLARFSADQVLERQVARARRASTSADDFLEAVASSDPVPGGGSVAAYAGALSAALTRMVAGLTIGKKKYVAVEPEMTVVAANADSLSTALAGLVQRDADAYAVVSAAYRLSKESAGEAEARTAAITAALLGAAEVPLETARLCAQAAGLAATVAAKGNTNAVTDAGVAALLAEAACKGAAYNVRINVASLSDKSAGAHLDREARALVADASAAAAEACGAVETALSS
- the map gene encoding type I methionyl aminopeptidase produces the protein MIQLKSQREIEIMARGGKILADTVKLMERSVKPGMTTADLDRIAEEFIRSHAGAVPSFKGLYDFPASICSSINNEIVHGIPSKKRVLLEGDVVSIDVGVQYEGYHTDSATTVAVGNVSEESKRLLRVTRESLDAGVAAARAGNHLGDIGAAIQSVVEAAGFSVVRDLVGHGIGTGFHEEPQVPNYGKPKRGIRLVPGLTIAIEPMVNVGKPGIRTMPDRWTVVTVDGTRSAHFEHTVAITENGPRILTAE